CGCTGAAACGGGTCAGTATGGCAATGATCTCCCGGCGTTCTTCACTTTCAAGTTCCAGAATCTCGTTAGAGACTTCGAAGCTGTTTAACGGCTCAATAAAAACCGTTTGTCCGGTGGCCGACTCATCAATAATAATTCCTTTCAATGCCCTTTTATCCGCCGCTTTAACAGGAATCACCGCCCGTCCGTTGCGCAGCGTGATTTCGGCATTTTCGGGAAGCCATCCCGACTTCTTTGCCTGTGAAAAAGCCTTGCGTACTTCCTGCATCACCTGCCGTTGCTTGCGTGACAGTTTCACCCGGATAGCAGCCAGTTTTTCAGAAGCAGTATCTTTTATTTCCCCCTTGTCATCAATAATACGGCCGGCATGCAGCAAAATTTCCCCGGGAACAGTAATCTCAGCTGCCGGAAGTTTCAATTGCGGAAAGGCATCTTCTTCAGTATGCTGAAAAAATTCCTGAATATCCTGAAGTGTTTGCAAAGAACCTTTCAGATCAAACAGCATTTCCTGTGAAAGATAAGAACCGGGAACTTTCAGCTGTTCCAGTCCGCTTCGCAGATCAAAATAATTTTGTGCAGGAAAATGTTTCCCGGTTTCGATGATCTGGATAAACTCACCGGTTTGCAGCAGCATCTTCTCAATTAACGGCAAACGAGACGAAAACCGCATTTTATCCACATATTCCCGCCCGATTTCGCTGATGCAATTTTCGGCAAGCAGCAAACGAAGAGTATCAAAACCGATTTTATGTTCAAAATTTTCCGGATAAATCATCGCGACAAAGGTAGCGAAAATCAACAGCCTGAAGGATAAAACAAGTGCAACTGTTTACTTTTCCTTGATCTTCATTTCCGTTGTCTGCTGGCAGCATCTGTTTTTCTTCATCAAAAAAATTCATTACTTGACAAAACATGAAAAACAGTTCTTTCTGATACTTTTAAACCGGCAACGTTGATAATTTTTCAAAAACTGTGACCCGCTTTTCCCCATTGGTTCACGAAAAAATCGTTTCTTTGTGCTTTCAAATTCAGCAGCGTATCATCATGGATCAAAATGTTAAATACATCTTCGTTACCGGAGGTGTTTCTTCCTCGTTGGGGAAAGGGATTATTTCTTCTTCTTTGGCTAAATTACTGCAGGCAAGAGGATTCTCGGTTACCATTCAAAAATTAGATCCGTACATTAACATTGACCCCGGAACACTAAATCCGTACGAACACGGCGAATGCTATGTTACTGACGACGGAGCGGAAACGGATCTTGATCTCGGACATTACGAACGTTTTTCGAATACCCCCACTTCACAAGCCAACAACGTAACCACCGGCCGGATTTACCAAAATGTGATTAACAAAGAACGCCGGGGAGAATACCTCGGCACCACAGTACAGGTAATTCCGCATATTACTGACGAAATCAAACGCAGTGTACGCTTGCTGGGACAAACCGGAAAATATGATTTTGTCATTACTGAAATCGGCGGTACTGTTGGTGATATCGAGTCATTCCCGTTTGTGGAAACCGTTCGTCAGATGAAATGGGAACTGGAAAACCGCTGCGTTGTCATTCATTTAACACTGGTACCTTATTTGCGGGCAGCTGGTGAGCTGAAATCAAAACCTACCCAACACTCAGTAAAAAAATTACTGGAACAGGGAGTACAGCCGGATATTATCGTCTGCCGAACCGAAAAACCACTTTACGAAGGCATTAAACATAAAATTGCCCAGTTTTGTAATATTCGTCCTTCTTCGGTCATTGAATCGCTCGATGCAGAAACCATTTATGATGTCCCGCTGATGATGCTGGAAGAAAAGCTGGATGTGGAAGTATTGAAAAAAACCAACACTCCGATACCGGAAAAAGTGGATTTAGACAACTGGAAACGCTTTTTAAACAACCTGAAAAATCCAAAATACGAAGTCAATATCGGATTGGTAGGAAAATACATTGAGCTGAAAGATGCGTATAAATCCATTAACGAAGCTTTTGTTCATGGTGGAGCCATGAACCAGACCAAAGTAAATATCCGGCGGATTCAGTCGGAAAATATTACCGCTGACAATGCCAGAGAACTTCTGAAAGGACTGGACGGAATTCTTGTAGCACCCGGATTTGGCAACCGGGGAATTGAAGGGAAAATTGAAGCCATCCGTTATGCACGCGAAAATAAAATTCCTTTTTTGGGTATTTGTCTTGGCATGCAATGTGCCGTTATCGAGTTTTCGCGAAATGTACTGCATTTAAAAGGCGCCCATTCTACCGAGATGGATCCCGACACACCCTATCCGGTGATTGATATCATGGAAAACCAGAAAAAGATCAAGAATCTCGGCGGCACCATGCGTCTCGGAGCTTATAATTGCAAGCTCAACCGGGAATCAAAAAGTTATGCCGCTTATGGTAAAGAAATGATCCGTGAACGTCACCGCCACCGCTATGAATTTAATAATGCTTACCGCGACGCTTTTGAAAAAAACGGAGTACGGCTGGCCGGAATTAATCCGGAAGAAGACCTGGTGGAAATTATTGAAATAAAAGACCATCCGTGGTTTATAGGGGTACAATTCCACCCGGAATACCGCAGTACAGTAAAACAACCCCATCCGCTTTTT
The sequence above is drawn from the Candidatus Sulfidibacterium hydrothermale genome and encodes:
- a CDS encoding CTP synthase, with the protein product MDQNVKYIFVTGGVSSSLGKGIISSSLAKLLQARGFSVTIQKLDPYINIDPGTLNPYEHGECYVTDDGAETDLDLGHYERFSNTPTSQANNVTTGRIYQNVINKERRGEYLGTTVQVIPHITDEIKRSVRLLGQTGKYDFVITEIGGTVGDIESFPFVETVRQMKWELENRCVVIHLTLVPYLRAAGELKSKPTQHSVKKLLEQGVQPDIIVCRTEKPLYEGIKHKIAQFCNIRPSSVIESLDAETIYDVPLMMLEEKLDVEVLKKTNTPIPEKVDLDNWKRFLNNLKNPKYEVNIGLVGKYIELKDAYKSINEAFVHGGAMNQTKVNIRRIQSENITADNARELLKGLDGILVAPGFGNRGIEGKIEAIRYARENKIPFLGICLGMQCAVIEFSRNVLHLKGAHSTEMDPDTPYPVIDIMENQKKIKNLGGTMRLGAYNCKLNRESKSYAAYGKEMIRERHRHRYEFNNAYRDAFEKNGVRLAGINPEEDLVEIIEIKDHPWFIGVQFHPEYRSTVKQPHPLFVHFVKAALEHKGKK